One window of Oryza brachyantha chromosome 12, ObraRS2, whole genome shotgun sequence genomic DNA carries:
- the LOC102718326 gene encoding probable polyamine transporter At3g19553 — protein sequence MTGAGEAAPMRRRLTVLPLIALIFYDVSGGPFGIEDSVRAGGGALLPILGFLVLPVLWSLPEALVTAELASAFPTNAGYVAWVSAAFGPVAAFLVGFSKWASGTLDNALYPVLFLDYLRSGGGVALSPPARSLAVLALTAALTYLNFRGLHLVGLSALALTAFSLSPFVALTVLALPKIRPSRWLAVDARAIEPRAYFNSMFWNLNYWDKASTLAGEVDEPRKTFPKAVFGAVGLVVGAYLIPLLAGTGALPSETAAEWTDGFFSEVGGRIGGPWLRVWIQGAAAMSNMGLFEAEMSSDSFQLLGMAEMGMIPAIFARRSRHGTPTYSILCSAMGVVILSFMSFQEIIEFLNFLYGLGMLAVFAAFVKLRVKDPDLPRPYRIPVGAAGAAVMCIPPVALITTVMCLASARTLVVSAAVAVAGVAMYYGIERMKTAGCVQFLAPAPPDSLHGSSSSAGSDDGNDVEDVRAVLLAAADEEHAGEGAISVNKDN from the coding sequence atGACCggagccggcgaggcggcgccgatGCGGCGGCGTCTCACGGTGCTCCCCCTCATCGCGCTCATCTTCTACGACGTGTCGGGGGGCCCCTTCGGCATCGAGGACTCGgtccgcgccggcggcggcgcgctgctCCCGATCCTGGGGTTCCTCGTCCTCCCCGTGCTCTGGTCGCTCCCGGAGGCGCTGGTCACCGCGGAGCTGGCCTCCGCGTTCCCCACCAACGCCGGCTACGTCGCCTGGGTCTCCGCCGCGTTCGGCCCCGTCGCGGCCTTCCTCGTCGGCTTCTCCAAGTGGGCGTCGGGGACGCTCGACAACGCGCTCTACCCGGTGCTCTTCCTCGACTACCTCCGCTCCGGCGGGGGGGTCgccctctcgccgccggcccggTCGCTCGCCGTGCTCGCGCTCACCGCGGCGCTCACCTACCTCAACTTCCGGGGGCTCCACCTCGTCGGCCTCTCCGCGCTCGCGCTCACCGCGTTCTCGCTCTCCCCGTTCGTGGCCCTCACCGTGCTCGCGCTCCCCAAGATCCGCCCGTCCCGGTggctcgccgtcgacgcgcGCGCCATCGAGCCTCGCGCCTACTTCAACTCCATGTTCTGGAATCTCAACTACTGGGACAAGGCCAGCacgctcgccggcgaggtggacgAGCCGAGGAAGACGTTCCCCAAGGCGGTGTTCGGCGCCGTgggcctcgtcgtcggcgcgtACCTCATCCCGCTCCTCGCCGGCACCGGCGCGCTGCCGTCGGAGACGGCGGCCGAGTGGACGGACGGGTTCTTCTCGGAGGTTGGGGGCCGGATCGGCGGGCCGTGGCTGCGCGTGTGGATCCAGGGCGCCGCGGCGATGTCCAACATGGGGCTCTTCGAGGCCGAGATGAGCAGCGACTCGTTCCAGCTCCTCGGGATGGCCGAGATGGGCATGATCCCGGCCATCTTCGCGCGCAGGTCGCGGCACGGGACGCCGACGTACAGCATCCTTTGCTCGGCGATGGGGGTGGTGATCCTCTCCTTCATGAGCTTCCAGGAGATCATCGAGTTCCTCAACTTCCTCTACGGCCTCGGGATGCTCGCCGTGTTCGCCGCCTTCGTCAAGCTCCGCGTCAAGGACCCCGACCTCCCGCGCCCGTACCGCATCCCCGTAGGcgccgcgggcgccgccgtCATGTGCATCCCGCCCGTCGCGCTCATCACCACCGTCATGTGCCTCGCCTCCGCCAGGACGCTCGTCGtcagcgccgccgtggccgtcgccggagTCGCCATGTACTACGGCATCGAGCGCATGAAGACCGCCGGCTGCGTCCAGTTcctcgcgccggcgccgcctgaCAGCCTCCACGGATCATCGTCCTCCGCGGGGTCCGACGACGGCAACGACGTCGAGGACGTccgcgccgtcctcctcgccgccgccgacgaggagcaCGCCGGGGAAGGTGCGATCAGTGTCAACAAGGACAACTAG
- the LOC102708669 gene encoding uncharacterized protein LOC102708669, translated as MQPSKKVARVDTLELKSQMVKKLGPQRSELYFHSLKKFLGGQLGKEEFDRICVAALGRENIKHHNFLIRSILGNAFSSAGPPPIRQAATGNSQTSAVSNGPVINHGMMAGARRGLMMASRERRFDRPSPLGKSPLGHQGTSEFVSAGSKAPLEVVSVEDGEEVNQAGGSPVYAQSRSPIRAPLGVPMAQNSRPLVPHPSEICYNNGELPEAQCLLKLLENKLKAEGLSVTRECADVLNSGLNVFINQMLKSCLGVAKSRGKTRMSQANRSTVAAVNGGQGQVFSSGLPGYYYQASLLDLQTAVRCNPQLLRGDFSRLGEEIAYHLLNR; from the coding sequence ATGCAGCCATCGAAGAAGGTTGCTCGCGTCGACACGCTTGAGCTCAAGTCGCAGATGGTGAAGAAGCTGGGGCCCCAGCGCTCCGAGCTCTACTTCCATAGCCTCAAGAAGTTCCTGGGAGGCCAGCTCGGCAAGGAGGAGTTTGACAGGATCTGTGTGGCTGCATTGGGGAGGGAGAACATCAAGCATCACAACTTCCTCATCCGGTCGATCCTCGGCAATGCCTTCTCGTcggccgggccgccgccgatcaGGCAGGCGGCCACCGGAAACTCGCAGACTAGCGCTGTGTCCAATGGGCCGGTGATCAATCACGGCATGATGGCGGGTGCGAGGAGAGGATTGATGATGGCTAGCCGGGAAAGGAGGTTTGATAGGCCGAGCCCGTTGGGAAAGTCGCCTCTTGGTCATCAGGGCACCAGCGAGTTTGTGTCGGCTGGGAGCAAGGCGCCGTTGGAGGTTGTGTCTGTGGAGGATGGTGAGGAGGTTAACCAAGCTGGAGGCAGTCCAGTTTATGCACAGAGCAGAAGCCCGATTAGGGCTCCGTTGGGAGTTCCGATGGCTCAGAATTCTCGGCCTTTGGTGCCTCATCCTTCGGAGATATGCTACAATAATGGTGAATTGCCAGAAGCTCAGTGCTTGCTGAAGCTACTTGAGAATAAGCTGAAAGCTGAAGGTCTTAGTGTGACTCGAGAGTGTGCTGATGTGCTGAATTCTGGGCTGAATGTATTCATAAATCAGATGCTGAAATCTTGTTTGGGTGTGGCGAAATCAAGGGGAAAGACAAGGATGAGCCAAGCAAACAGGAGTACTGTTGCTGCTGTAAATGGAGGGCAGGGCCAAGTTTTTTCTTCAGGTTTACCTGGCTATTACTACCAAGCCTCATTGCTAGATCTTCAGACAGCAGTACGGTGTAATCCTCAGTTACTGAGAGGGGACTTCTCTCGGCTAGGTGAGGAGATTGCTTATCATCTGTTGAATAGATGA
- the LOC102718610 gene encoding uncharacterized protein LOC102718610 produces MMRMDKLVRQCDMEVMKMAMLKHEETFRQQVHELHRLYRIQRQLMSDLTMAELSSGRRRQPRRSKQPRRALNLQLPADEYIVSADVDDAGDSDTAELLDLTLAVGGGGSSRKCHNAAAAAAAAASSPFASDCSGSSTGGLSSPSSAEYSEGATFLHAPPMPPPPCQRAMAFDLGMGEAMKQQQSPWLVQCQYLSLRMT; encoded by the exons ATGATGAGGATGGATAAGCTTGTGAGGCAATGTGACATGGAGGTGATGAAGATGGCCATGCTCAAGCATGAGGAGACCTTCAGACAGCAG GTTCACGAGCTGCATCGCCTGTACCGCATCCAGAGGCAGCTGATGAGCGACCTGACCATGGCCGAGCTGAgctccggccgtcgccggcagcCTCGCCGGAGCAagcagccgcgccgcgcgctgaACCTGCAGCTTCCCGCCGACGAGTACATCGTCAgcgccgacgtcgacgacgccggcgacagcGACACGGCCGAGCTGCTGGACCTGACGctggccgtcggcggcggcggaagctcCCGCAAGTGCCACaacgccgccgcagcggcggcggcggctgcctcCTCCCCCTTCGCCTCCGACTGCTCCGGCAGCAGCACGGGCGGCCTCTCGTCGCCTTCCTCGGCCGAGTACTCCGAGGGCGCCACGTTCCTCCACGCGCCgcccatgccgccgccgccgtgccagcGAGCGATGGCGTTCGACCTCGGGATGGGAGAGGCCatgaagcagcagcagtcgCCATGGCTGGTGCAGTGCCAGTACCTCAGCCTCAGGATGACATga